In a single window of the Neodiprion virginianus isolate iyNeoVirg1 chromosome 1, iyNeoVirg1.1, whole genome shotgun sequence genome:
- the LOC124296802 gene encoding protein toll, whose product MKKKMEKSGLTWSLLLLLVCIDQSLQQPCEYTGLDCDFNKRNADECEFTCPSFLADSRFDITIWPRKVAKIQCNLDPPWSDFKLNSTGEVEDVEEVRIQYCSLPDVPLHEITQRLGVQPIQKLKFESYKNLSSILKRRHLSGFPKIEELSLHSNYLRRVPDDLLDDFPELIALGLRENELEDLPENFFRNLSKLQVLELGNNKMTHISPSLFSGLNDLTFLNLWSNQLTEIEAHTFAGLTALKSLGLQTNKLTTIHPEGFKPLINLNELSISGNYFTSLPEDLLSENRNLKMFTLKYNRVDLTTLPNRFLSSLPRLEEVYLGYNKLTRLPEDLLSNSTSIKILDLSHNSLSTLPKSIFKDAINLTSLNLSWNKITSLPGRIFQSMAKLQKMELQNNNIFQITQDLFSGLNALEDLNLESNGMRIIEPNSFDPLMSLKFARLSLNNITLNDNLSAAEASPFEKCENLVELHLANNSITQIFQDWCTILPKLRMIDLKYNQISKIDTFDLNFIPNHVTVDIRHNNIKEINLVWAESLVDDPKIKLAADRTVIISVDENPIVCDCGLNSFLKYLNGQMHPNVQKLFHIKPDQLKCSGPQFMAGTRVSDLKYKSFECYKGTCGEKCDCWLRENANTIIANCSHRLLREAPERFNLEGYNVELDLSGNLLTEMPSVNKLGYGNVTALLLSHNNISSFSANAVPPTLKVLELDGNNMKRMNTTALEIVEKSTPLQRLTLDRNPWTCDCEANGFRKFIQENGRKLPEILNTSCGDETHKGKKFSTLTADELCPSATREIIVGSLIVAAIGLLIGVVATFCCKYQFQIEIWLYNHPMFGKLFAEETVDKNKMYDAFVSHAHQDQKFVDEELIPKLENGADEFKLCVHYRDWNVGEVIPEQIARSVEESRRTILVVSPDFIKSMWGKLEFQAAHRQALNDRRRRVIIIIYGEIGPTDKLDEELRAYLKMNTYVKWGDPWFWEKLIYAMPHRGRGKPRGENARRGRSQREKNILRNHQQLLQLNPDRNGLVSSPGAPDTPPPLTTPPANSLNTFMSNDSAKSEVVITDSLKKEMANINAFNSPMDLSRKSQRSERKITDGKDTILLNHVNALA is encoded by the exons atgaagaagaagatggAGAAGAGCGGACTAACGTGGTCGTTGCTGTTGCTACTAGTCTGCATTGATCAAAGCTTGCAACAACCATGCGAATATACCGGGCTGGACTGTGATTTTAATAAAAGGAATGCCGATGAATGCGAGTTCACTTGTCCGTCATTCCTCGCGGATTCCAGATTTGACATTACAATCTGGCCGAGAAAAGTTGCCAAAATACAATGCAACCTGGATCCACCCTGGTcagatttcaaattaaattcaactGGTGAAGTTGAGGATGTGGAAGAGGTTCGAATCCAGTATTGTTCTCTACCTGACGTACCGCTGCACGAAATAACTCAAAGGCTTGGCGTTCAGCCGATACAGAAgctgaaatttgaatcgtACAAAAATCTGAGTTCTATTTTGAAGCGTCGTCATTTGTCAGGATTTccgaaaatagaagaattgAGTTTGCATTCGAATTATTTGCGTCGGGTTCCGGATGATTTATTGGATGATTTCCCGGAGTTGATAGCTTTGGGGTTACGAGAAAATGAGCTAGAAGACTTgcccgaaaattttttcaggaaCTTATCAAAGTTGCAGGTGCTTGAACTTGGGAATAACAAGATGACGCATATAAGTCCGTCGCTATTCTCTGGCCTTAACGATCTCACTTTCTTGAATCTCTGGAGTAATCAGTTGACTGAAATTGAAGCACACACGTTTGCCGGTCTAACTGCTCTAAAAAGCCTCGGTTTGCAGACTAACAAGCTAACCACCATTCACCCGGAAGGCTTCAAACCTCTGATAAATCTGAACGAATTGAGCATTTcgggaaattattttacttcgcTACCTGAGGATTTATTATCTGAAAACcgcaatttgaaaatgtttactTTGAAATACAATCGAGTTGATTTGACCACGTTACCCAACAGATTTCTAAGCAGCTTGCCTCGACTAGAAGAAGTATATTTGGGATACAATAAACTGACGCGTTTACCGGAAGATTTACTTTCAAATAGCACGTCAATAAAGATTCTTGATTTAAGTCACAATTCGTTGTCCACTCTTCCGAAAAGCATATTCAAGGATGCAATCAATCTCACAAGTCTAAACTTGAGTTGGAACAAGATAACAAGTCTTCCCGGTCGCATATTCCAGTCAATGGCAAAACTTCAGAAGATGGAGTTGCAGAATAATAACATATTCCAAATTACTCA GGATTTGTTTTCGGGGCTGAACGCTTTGGAAGACTTGAACTTGGAATCAAACGGAATGCGGATCATTGAACCAAACAGCTTTGATCCGCTGATGTCGTTGAAATTTGCACGGTTATCGCTAAATAATATCACTCTAAATGATAACCTTTCAGCAGCGGAGGCTTCACCTTTCGAGAAATGCGAAAATTTAGTTGAACTACATTTGGCTAATAACAGTATTACGCAAATTTTCCAAGACTGGTGTACCATACTACCGAAGCTTAGAATGATAGACTTGAAATATAATCAAATATCCAAAATAGAC ACTTTCGACTTGAATTTTATTCCGAATCACGTGACAGTTGACATCAGGCATAACAATATCAAAGAAATCAACTTAGTCTGGGCTGAATCGCTCGTCGATgatccaaaaataaaattggccGCCGACAGAACTGTAATTATATCGGTGGATGAAAATCCAATTGTCTGTGACTGCGGCTTGAACagttttctcaaatatttgaaCGGACAGATGCATCCGAACGTTCAAAAACTGTTCCACATAAAACCTGACCAGCTGAAGTGCAGTGGCCCGCAATTTATGGCAGGAACACGCGTCTCcgatttgaaatataaatctTTCGAATGCTACAAAGGGACGTGCGGAGAGAAATGCGATTGTTGGTTACGGGAAAATGCTAATACTATCATCGCAAATTGCTCCCACAGACTGCTCCGTGAAGCACCAGAAAGATTTAATCTGGAAGGTTACAACGTCGAACTTGATCTGAGCGGCAACCTTTTGACCGAGATGCCATCGGTCAATAAATTAGGATACGGGAACGTCACGGCGCTTTTGCTTTCGCACAACAACATATCCAGTTTTTCGGCCAATGCCGTACCTCCAACACTCAAG GTATTGGAGCTCGACGGAAACAATATGAAACGAATGAATACGACAGCCCtggaaatcgttgaaaaatcgacGCCTCTGCAAAGGTTGACGCTCGATCGAAACCCGTGGACTTGCGACTGCGAGGCAAACGGTTTTAGAAAATTCATCCAGGAAAACGGGAGGAAACTACCAGAGATACTGAATACGTCTTGCGGGGACGAAACTCACAAGGGGAAGAAGTTCTCGACGTTGACGGCTGACGAGTTGTGCCCGTCGGCGACCAGAGAGATCATAGTAGGCAGTCTCATTGTGGCGGCGATCGGTTTGTTGATCGGCGTTGTCGCAACTTTTTGCTGCAAGTACCAATTCCAAATTGAAATATGGTTGTACAATCATCCAATGTTCGGGAAGCTCTTCGCGGAGGAGACGGTGGACAAGAATAAAATGTACGACGCGTTTGTAAGCCATGCCCACCAGGATCAAAAATTCGTAGACGAAGAGCTGATCCCTAAGCTCGAAAACGGTGCCGACGAATTCAAACTGTGCGTTCATTACCGCGACTGGAATGTCGGCGAAGTTATTCCGGAACAGATCGCGAGAAGCGTCGAAGAATCGAGGCGCACGATTCTCGTAGTCTCCCCAGATTTTATAAAAAGTATGTGGGGGAAATTGGAGTTCCAAGCAGCTCATCGTCAGGCTCTCAACGACCGCAGGAGGAGGGTGATCATCATAATTTACGGAGAAATCGGCCCCACTGACAAGCTGGACGAAGAACTACGGGCCTATTTGAAAATGAACACCTACGTAAAGTGGGGGGATCCTTGGTTCTGGGAGAAGCTGATCTACGCCATGCCTCATCGTGGACGAGGAAAACCGCGCGGAGAAAACGCACGAAGGGGAAGGTcgcagagagaaaaaaacatattGAGGAACCACCAGCAACTCCTCCAACTGAATCCCGACAGAAACGGGCTCGTTAGTTCACCCGGGGCACCGGACACACCACCTCCACTTACCACTCCTCCGGCGAACTCGCTCAACACTTTTATGTCCAATGACAGTGCGAAAAGTGAAGTTGTAATAACGGACTCTCTCAAGAAGGAAATGGCCAATATCAACGCTTTCAATAGTCCGATGGACTTGTCACGGAAAAGTCAGCGTTCAGAACGGAAAATAACCGATGGAAAGGACACGATTCTCTTGAATCACGTGAATGCGCTGGCATAA